The Monomorium pharaonis isolate MP-MQ-018 chromosome 5, ASM1337386v2, whole genome shotgun sequence genome includes a window with the following:
- the LOC105827856 gene encoding uncharacterized protein LOC105827856, whose protein sequence is MTSMCGSGKSHAVMNAGGYYRPSPYTYQSDYYLAPRSTWSRVSVGQRNSTWKFGSAMLIISAMLVLVTVLAIAGLALWMGAFRTDTKNAIVGFSCSFRIARGERYNPMLKLNTSMVFREKERKFKNIFELLFRRSVLNLSYKQTVIDKFENGTLKVFFRLYLDRRKIPRSIVNIEDTIQDIIVKETYSISSLFKDMELDLTSISVKRINQEGSINQKQGQQKHAMITKNGLLRPNRNSSLLMSSKPKTKPIRTDSSEPNIDFNNIPTIQGTYRATKVNITAESSTEGISESTIDNKRLATTKRAPSYKHTTTTENVFNLAESSPTNEPSTLFTKSTAATLSENKPNEKKDNDMKTTSLRTTTVRSDLDIFKDFRNPDFDNDSPWKPIVPAYVNTEFKLLPNDDVKEKTSYTESTTRRVVSTTSDSRDNVRMPGAGISVTSSTVPGLPLSSNNFRDVSEINTFDTDNTNFPRDRIVPGLIAPNNNEKLDIEVAGQLPSEMYTVKLRTSSLNEEVTSSPEISTRGVSETISAKDSTFQEKHKDSNATRRTEMKFDENSASTVEPDHTFGIRNDEKITNDSPTSGIGVAEPVPDTEVELEAKNRYRESGILALAADEDALLNRKININPQPIYTSYNTPDLNGGSQGAGLIENLSATTKPFRHTIPVDKITSVVNYSINVPLHPLDALSLSNDTTADGKLSQDKILTKRVEVETSVTDNANVTHLSNYGRITSTEPNVVRIMKNDDTLSQLSATESYTEAKLTAKDSDGKRGVSRNSTFVEIDIVKHTPGKSEEENSYADSEAPAGDDEMQKKKVYNETLKAYVVENLVTLAPVKSNTGIGRPVRPRPKIDIPDTVLLEQLFGVRDYTQNDRDTADTESISEFASSHKSQNSTSDKESSNRKSTIVEQIVEVVTSISTRVSSSINDPVILKFIVTNSTANTEKTSTSDGEVNKSFESVVDATEKISSWTPEKRPSLSAANLRTMQTSDRKMSLEENRLLLEKLKQLAQVKTDDDPVQIARNKSNTGEVLRPQNFALSLNIDELKKIADVVTGNETLENASPGLTLSRDGVEIFTKVLNKEEDDRTDKTHTVSAIRKISKTNDSCAGFLCGDGKCLDNNAICNMLVECPDAEDEANCTCADFLKTQLLYEKICDGITDCWDYSDERNCDYCEKDQFVCGNSKFCVDTDKVCNGFSDCPSGEDEKKCTALINDEPEEDFSESRIDLVPTKNLPENHSVTKAVKDVHLKDQATESSILDTTLYIPLTDPIESERLINKNGLFPKLVDRESAQNRITVSSREVSSNILRNSLTPGNNLHIGNNRTFPVANIYNKEIDNYNDKGYLSVRKNGVWGKLCYDTDSLIQEKERHARRITWSIQDLAKAACKAITYQDYETVEKVLDQNPPPNQFYYALSYNDKSDVPERTALSLRPSQCPSGEVLKVRCKNFECGIRTQVASTARIVGGASSSMGNWPWQIALYKDGKFQCGGALINERWVVSAGHCFYHAQDNYWVARIGATRRGSFRSPHEQLLRVDYISLHPDYVDNGFINDIAVIRLERSVSFSDYIRPVCLPKAPVSSGTVCVVTGWGQLYEIGRVFPDTLQEVQIPVISTEDCRRKTLFLPLYRITSGMLCAGIDNGGKDACLGDSGGPLVCLSPFENRYELQGITSNGYGCGRRERPGVYTKIYSYISFINYVITQKDIQPSAVEFCKGHRCPLGECLPKSGVCNGFLECSDGSDERDCATISR, encoded by the exons ATGACTTCCATGTGTGGCAGCGGAAAGAGTCACGCCGTGATGAATGCCGGCGGTTATTACAGGCCTAGCCCTTACACTTATCAA AGTGACTATTATTTGGCGCCAAGGTCTACTTGGTCTAGAGTATCGGTAGGACAAAGAAATAGCACATGGAAATTTGGCAGTGCCATGTTAATTATATCCGCTATGTTAGTATTGGTCACAGTTTTGGCAATTGCTGGATTGGCCCTATGGATGGGTG CTTTCCGAACAGATACTAAAAATG CTATCGTTGGATTTTCATGTAGCTTCAGAATAGCAAGAGGCGAAAGGTACAATCCTATGTTAAAACTAAACACGAGTATGGTCTTTCGAGAGAAAGAacgaaaattcaaaaatatt ttCGAACTTCTATTTAGGAGAAGCGTACTCAATTTATCCTACAAGCAAACCGTGATAGATAAGTTTGAGAATGGAACCTTGAAAGTTTTCTTCAGACTTTATCTCGATCGAAGGAAGATACCACGTTCGATCGTGAATATTGAAGACACCATTCAAGACATTATTGTGAAGGAAACATACTCAATATCATCTTTGTTTAAAGATATGGAATTAGATCTCACCTCCATATCAGTGAAAA GAATAAATCAGGAAGGTAGCATAAATCAGAAACAAGGGCAGCAGAAACACGCTATGATCACTAAAAATGGTCTGCTACGACCCAATAGAAACAGCAGCTTGCTTATGAGCTCAAAACCAAAAACGAAACCAATCAGGACAGATTCCAGCGAGCCCAACATAGACTTTAACAATATCCCGACCATTCAGGGTACTTACAGAGCAACGAAAGTTAATATCACCGCAGAAAGTTCAACTGAAGGAATATCTGAGTCgacaatagataataaaagacTGGCCACTACTAAAAGAGCACCGTCGTACAAACACACCACGACGACAGAAAACGTATTCAATCTCGCAGAATCTTCTCCAACGAACGAACCTTCGACACTTTTCACGAAATCCACGGCAGCTACGCTCAGCGAGAATAAACCGAACGAAAAAAAGGACAATGACATGAAAACTACTTCTTTGAGAACCACAACCGTTCGAAGCGACTTGGATATCTTCAAAGATTTCCGCAATCCAGATTTCGACAATGACTCGCCATGGAAACCGATCGTGCCGGCATATGTGAACACGGAATTCAAGCTGCTACCTAATGATGATGTCAAAGAGAAGACCAGTTATACGGAATCGACCACGCGAAGGGTCGTTTCGACAACGAGCGATTCTCGCGATAACGTAAGAATGCCGGGCGCTGGGATCAGCGTGACATCGTCAACGGTGCCAGGGTTACCATTAAGCTCTAACAACTTTCGCGATGTCTCCGAGATAAATACCTTCGATACAGATAACACTAATTTTCCACGCGATAGGATAGTTCCAGGACTAATAGCTCCGAACAATAACGAAAAACTGGACATTGAAGTAGCCGGACAGTTACCTTCGGAAATGTATACTGTCAAGCTAAGAACCTCATCACTTAATGAAGAAGTAACCTCTAGTCCTGAGATCTCGACTCGCGGAGTCTCTGAAACTATTTCAGCGAAAGATAGCACCTTTCAAGAGAAGCATAAAGACTCAAATGCCACCCGAAGGACAGAGATGAAGTTTGACGAAAATTCAGCATCGACAGTAGAACCTGATCATACTTTCGGGATACGCAATGACGAGAAAATTACGAACGACTCACCGACCAGCGGTATAGGCGTGGCAGAACCTGTGCCAGACACTGAAGTCGAATTAGAAGCGAAGAATCGATACAGAGAAAGTGGTATTCTGGCGCTGGCCGCAGACGAAGACGCGCTGCTTAACAggaagattaatattaatccgcAGCCGATTTATACCAGTTATAATACTCCTGATCTGAACGGTGGAAGTCAGGGAGCCGGCCTGATCGAGAACCTTTCGGCAACCACGAAACCTTTCAGACATACGATACCCGTCGACAAAATCACGTCCGTCGTAAATTATAGCATCAACGTTCCTCTTCATCCCTTGGACGCTCTATCTCTTTCGAATGACACAACCGCCGATGGAAAATTGTCCCAGGATAAGATCCTCACAAAGAGAGTCGAAGTGGAAACTTCTGTTACGGATAATGCGAATGTGACTCACCTGTCAAATTACGGACGAATTACGTCGACAGAACCGAACGTCGTACGCATCATGAAAAATGACGACACATTGTCGCAGCTTAGCGCTACGGAGAGTTACACGGAGGCAAAATTGACCGCGAAAGATTCGGACGGTAAGAGGGGTGTGTCGAGGAATTCAACATTCGTCGAGATCGACATTGTCAAACATACGCCCGGTAAGTCGGAAGAAGAAAACTCGTATGCGGACTCCGAGGCGCCAGCCGGCGACGACGAGATGCAAAAGAAGAAGGTTTACAACGAGACTCTGAAGGCCTACGTGGTAGAAAATCTCGTGACACTGGCACCTGTCAAGAGCAACACGGGGATCGGCAGGCCAGTACGACCGAGGCCGAAGATCGACATCCCTGATACGGTTCTTTTGGAGCAGCTATTCGGAGTGCGCGATTACACGCAAAACGACAGAGATACGGCCGATACCGAGTCCATTTCTGAATTTGCCTCTTCGCACAAGAGCCAGAACTCCACGAGCGATAAGGAATCTTCAAATCGTAAGAGCACAATAGTAGAACAGATAGTCGAAGTCGTTACTTCCATTAGCACTAGAGTGTCGTCCAGCATTAACGATCCAGTCATCTTGAAATTCATCGTCACGAATTCCACCGCCAATACCGAGAAGACTTCGACGTCGGACGGTGAAGTAAATAAATCATTCGAGTCGGTTGTCGACGCGACGGAGAAGATATCCTCCTGGACCCCGGAAAAACGGCCGTCTCTGTCGGCGGCGAATTTAAGGACTATGCAGACGTCGGACAGAAAAATGTCGCTCGAGGAGAACAGATTGCTGCTGGAGAAGCTCAAGCAGCTCGCCCAGGTCAAAACGGATGACGATCCCGTGCAAATCGCGAGGAATAAATCAAACACGGGCGAGGTGTTACGACCTCAAAACTTCGCGCTGTCGCTGAATATCGATGAGCTCAAAAAGATTGCCGACGTCGTGACTGGAAACGAGACTCTAGAGAACGCGAGCCCGGGCCTCACGTTGAGTCGTGACGGAGTGGAAATATTTACGAAAGTACTCAACAAGGAAGAGGACGACCGAACGGACAAAACACACACGGTGTCAGCGATAAGGAAAATCAGTAAGACTAACG ATAGCTGCGCTGGTTTCCTATGTGGGGATGGAAAATGTTTAGATAATAACGCGATTTGTAACATGCTGGTGGAATGTCCTGATGCGGAAGACGAAGCTAATTGCACGTGCGCTGACTTCCTGAAGACACAGCTGTTGTATGAGAAGATTTGCGACGGTATCACCGATTGCTGGGATTATTCGGACGAGAGAAATTGCG actATTGCGAAAAAGATCAATTTGTATGCGGTAACAGCAAATTCTGCGTTGACACGGATAAGGTGTGCAACGGCTTTAGCGATTGTCCCAGCGGTGAGGATGAGAAGAAATGCACCGCTTTGATAAACGACGAGCCAGAGGAAGACTTTAGTGAATCGCGAATTGATCTCGTCCCGACGAAAAACCTACCGGAAAATCATTCAGTCACCAAGGCAGTCAAAGATGTTCATTTAAAAGATCAAGCGACCGAATCTTCTATCCTAGACACGACTCTATATATTCCCCTTACTGATCCAATCGAATCTGAGAGATTAATTAACAAGAACGGCTTATTTCCGAAGTTGGTCGATCGGGAATCAGCTCAAAATAGAATTACCGTTTCTAGCAGAGAGGTGTCTtcgaatattttaagaaacagTTTAACTCCGGGGAATAATTTGCATATCGGAAATAACAGAACTTTTCCAGTAGCAAACATTTATAACAAGGAGATCGACAATTATAACGATAAAGGATACCTCAGCGTACGTAAAAATGGCGTATGGGGAAAACTTTGTTACGATACGGACAGCCTCATCCAAGAAAAAGAGCGGCACGCGCGCCGAATTACGTGGTCCATCCAGGATCTTGCAAAGGCTGCGTGCAAGGCCATTACGTATCA AGATTACGAAACGGTAGAGAAAGTGCTGGATCAAAACCCGCCGCCGAACCAGTTTTACTATGCCTTGTCATACAACGATAAATCAGATGTTCCGGAAAGGACAGCCTTGTCTCTCAGACCGTCCCAGTGTCCGAGCGGCGAGGTTCTTAAAGTGAGATGCAAGAATTTCGAGTGCGGAATAAGAACTCAAGTGGCATCGACCGCGAG GATTGTTGGTGGTGCTAGTAGCTCCATGGGCAATTGGCCGTGGCAAATCGCCCTGTATAAAGATGGAAAGTTCCAATGCGGAGGTGCCTTAATTAATGAAAGATGGGTTGTATCAGCTGGACACTGCTTCTATCA CGCGCAAGACAACTACTGGGTCGCAAGAATTGGTGCGACTCGTAGAGGAAGTTTCCGAAGTCCACACGAGCAGCTGTTGCGAGTGGATTACATATCGCTGCATCCGGACTACGTCGATAACGGTTTCATCAATGATATAGCTGTAATAAGACTCGAACGGTCGGTCAGTTTCAGCGATTATATCCGACCCGTTTGCCTCCCGAAAGCGCCGGTCTCTAGCGGGACTGTCTGCGTTGTCACTGGATGGGGGCAGTTATACGAAATCGGCAGGGTGTTtc CTGATACACTGCAAGAAGTACAAATCCCAGTGATATCGACGGAAGATTGCCGACGGAAGACGTTGTTCTTACCGCTCTACAGGATTACATCTGGTATGCTCTGCGCTGGAATTGATAACGGTGGCAAAGACGCTTGTCTTGGAGACAGCGGTGGTCCGTTGGTATGCTTGTCTCCATTCGAAAATAGATACGAATTACAAG GAATCACTAGCAACGGATATGGTTGTGGAAGACGGGAGCGACCGGGGGTgtacacaaaaatttattcatacatTTCGTTCATAAATTATGTCATCACGCAAAAAGACATTCAACCTTCCGCGGTGGAATTCTGTAAAGGTCACAGATGTCCTCTCGGAGAGTGTTTACCTAAATCAGGTGTCTGCAATGGATTTCTGGAGTGTTCCGATGGCAGCGACGAACGAGATTGTGCCACAATCTCGCGATAA
- the LOC105840554 gene encoding uncharacterized protein LOC105840554 yields MSVENAERSISKTGTPRENPELATIPQSIKSRRNRAYRWDYGTKGDNDDHHNDDHDEDMNDDENDQTKAMDQPKADYWAGYYDFLINEGSYKFWAVFQLATAALLIYSGFAALYYAKVNPPTTDDYFDDLLRRRRRRRRRRSLPLMARDKPFAGLDAITFQRIIEAAQRAR; encoded by the exons ATGAGTGTGGAAAATGCAGAAAGATCAATTTCGAAAACAGGAACACCTAGAGAAAATCCAGAGCTGGCAACAATCCCGCAATCTATCAA AAGCAGACGAAACAGAGCGTACAGATGGGATTACGGTACCAAGGGTGACAACGACGACCATCACAACGACGATCATGATGAGGACATGAATGACGACGAGAACGATCAGACGAAGGCGATGGATCAACCTAAGGCCGATTATTGGGCCGGGTATTACGATTTTCTGATAAACGAAGGAAGCTACAAATTCTGGGCCGTCTTTCAG CTCGCGACTGCGGCTCTTCTGATCTACAGCGGTTTCGCGGCTCTCTACTACGCCAAAGTGAATCCACCGACTACGGATGATTATTTCGACGATTTACTccgccgccgacgacgacgacgaagacgtCGCTCGCTACCGCTGATGGCCCGCGACAAGCCCTTCGCCGGACTTGACGCCATCACGTTTCAAAGGATAATCGAGGCTGCCCAACGGGCACGTTGA
- the LOC105831308 gene encoding uncharacterized protein LOC105831308, whose protein sequence is MLRILTLVLYLRLSSATQPSEVTSYARITRNGQPGRSSQDSFSWITRPVARNNTSAESESRSINDVVITASPVYVPPGAPKLKKGEAIDHHPVGPRYSTLDHEMIAKLDANKMRIQQRFNPPAAGLFDKDSFSNANGRPQKRPTSISSAISSSSINSSAFPGPIFPGIYEYRPMGPVVLDDESPMSKPIISKYPPAPMDDKIPDSYKPPPDKYHPGDEHETDYPGFEIASSYENDGPGPKPGKFANHHDHPPPFVEDTFEHDHHDFHHDVIYDHIPVYHEHHPKTTTEEPEMNDQRLDKRPYSYYFIGKKLWYIPLYFSIYFVIYIAALVLKSVARHKINFPTHLAEAVNHRRRRESSEGWQNFAERILEGIERFSELSGEDPEYYY, encoded by the exons ATGTTACGTATTTTAACTTTGGTTCTCTACCTACGCCTGTCTTCCGCCACGCAGCCATCGGAAGTAACGTCGTACGCGAGAATAACGAGAAACGGTCAGCCAGGAAGAAGCTCTCAGGATTCTTTCTCGTGGATCACCAG GCCCGTAGCGAGAAACAATACGAGTGCGGAGAGCGAGAGTAGAAGTATAAATGACGTTGTTATCACAGCATCGCCCGTATACGTTCCGCCCGGGGCCCCGAAGCTGAAGAAAGGCGAAGCAATCGACCATCATCCGGTCGGCCCAAG ATACTCGACGCTGGATCACGAAATGATAGCCAAGCTGGACGCGAACAAGATGCGAATTCAACAGCGGTTTAATCCACCCGCGGCTGGACTCTTCGACAAGGATTCTTTTTCCAACGCAAACGGAAGGCCGCAGAAGAGACCGACGAGTATATCGAGCGCAATCAGCTCTTCGAGCATAAACTCATCTGCCTTCCCCGGTCCGATCTTCCCTGGCATATACGAATATAGACCAATGGGACCAGTCGTCCTCGACGACGAGTCACCAATGTCCAAGCCAATAATCAGTAAATATCCCCCCGCACCCATGGACGACAAG ATTCCAGATTCCTACAAACCGCCGCCGGACAAATATCACCCAGGCGACGAACACGAAACGGACTATCCCGGTTTTGAAATAGCTTCCTCGTACGAGAATGACGGACCCGGGCCGAAACCTGGGAAATTTGCAAACCATCATGACCATCCGCCACCGTTCGTAGAGGACACATTCGAGCACGATCATCACGATTTTCATCACGACGTGATCTACGATCACATACCCGTGTATCACGAGCATCATCCCAAGACCACGACAGAGGAGCCGGAAATGAACGACCAGCGACTCGACAAGAGGCCCTACTCGTATTACTTTATAGGCAAGAAGCTCTGGTACATACCGCTGTATTTCAGCatctattttgtaatatacataGCGGCGCTCGTACTGAAGAGTGTCGCCCGACACAAGATCAATTTTCCGACTCACTTGGCGGAGGCCGTGAATCATCGTAGAAGACGTGAATCTAGCGAAGGATGGCAGAATTTTGCCGAAAGAATACTCGAAGGGATAGAACGATTTTCTGAATTGTCCGGTGAAGATcctgaatattattattga
- the LOC105831309 gene encoding uncharacterized protein LOC105831309: MIMPKSFFRRISKDFKSKELMPLKIIFFVQASTLHVLYPYLTVHMRELGINIEETAIMSSITPLVAMVMPPLAGMLADRIGNFRILLSAFSAFGGLAALLLLLVPIGRVTVHFPERIIMDLGCDGRNGSLLHTMNLAYPCETKLESEIAIKVESCGFVCHVETSNETNRSLILKSRFYTVQHINFQTGVNTSYKYIVAQSDLSTSTSQQENMKEHRQLKNNEFFKTAIRQVSKTRYFFPTDQQLPFSCMSQSGPIQHTDNFTTDISRRMYRNSTSCTFGSLMKSKDIVNRTINYHLYKSKIKSLKPDEDDLREEQQRYLTEEISWAGEDFQRPICDDPDSINNQISIQVRLYDHEANLKSTKRFLSANECRKKCIVTMPRNAICSNMNMEIEYNIKLTFWLYLGIRVFIGIIGGTTFAMFEGAVIAILREQEADYGLQRIYGSIGGMISSPLSGLLIDYASKDKGYTDFRPAFYLYAALKLVSGILMLMINLEFKAPSRHVVRDVFTVLRNIETATLFLACFILGTAWGYIESFLFWLIQDLGGSSSLMGITVAVGGIAGVPLLALSGPIISKIGHANVLFIGFVFYAIRLCGYSLIYDPWLTLIFEALESVTTSLSFTAAVTYAAKLSSTSTDSSIQGLLGGVYYGVGKGSGSLIGGYLMKAFGTRSTYQIFAVVTLMTGIVYFIFNATYLKKRSQLEGNDIVKKKPKNINKQDNSEKQTNDINLDEKSQNERINNKNNTMENDNKGFLKEESQNNRKIDEQNPTEIEVIRNVKNIDKIEQNPVKKHEDKSTIKNKTIEKKIKETDTQESCFMNPNFVIDNLDQSKITVENEQSVSQNDKHID; the protein is encoded by the exons ATGATAATGCCCAAGAGTTTCTTTAGGAGGATCAGCAAGGATTTTAAGTCAAAGGAGCTGATGCCtctaaagataatattttttgttcaagctTCCA CACTTCACGTGTTGTATCCGTACTTGACTGTACATATGAGAGAACTGGGAATAAACATAGAAGAGACTGCAATAATGAGTTCCATCACTCCTCTCGTGGCCATGGTGATGCCGCCGCTCGCCGGCATGTTAGCCGACCGAATAGGAAATTTCAGA ATTTTACTATCGGCGTTTTCCGCGTTCGGAGGTTTAGCGGCGTTGTTGCTATTACTGGTGCCAATCGGCAGAGTGACAGTACATTTCCCCGAGAGGATAATCATGGACCTCGGCTGCGATGGCAGAAACGGTTCGTTATTACACACAATGAACCTGGCTTATCCGTGTGAGACGAAATTAGAATCGGAGATTGCTATAAAAGTAGAAAGTTGTGG ATTCGTGTGTCACGTGGAAACGAGCAACGAGACGAATCGAAGCCTAATTCTAAAATCGAGGTTTTATACGGTTCAACATATCAATTTTCAGACTGGCGTTAATACCTCGTACAAATATATTGTTGCGCAGAGCGACTTATCAACG AGCACTAGTCAGCAGGAAAATATGAAGGAACATCgacaattgaaaaataatgagtTCTTCAAAACTGCCATCCGGCAAGTTTCGAAAACGCGCTATTTCTTTCCTACGGACCAGCAGCTACCATTTTCATGTATGTCCCAATCGGGACCCATTCAACACACTGATAACTTCACTACCGATATATCGCGTAGAATGTACAGAAATAGTACTTCATGCACGTTCGGTAGTTTAATGAAATCGAAG gatatTGTCAACCGAACGATAAATTATCATTTGtacaaatcaaaaattaaaagtttgaaaCCGGATGAAGATGATTTACGAGAAGAACAGCAAAGATATCTAACGGAAGAAATATCCTGGGCAGGAGAAGATTTTCAAAGACCTATTTGCGATGATCCAGattctataaataatcaaatctCTATACAAGTGCGGCTCTATGATCACGAAGCGAATCTAAAATCAACCAAGCGATTCTTGAGTGCAAATGAGTGCAGAAAGAAATGCATAGTTACTATGCCTCGCAACGCAATATGCTCTAACATGAATATGGAAATTGAATACAACATAAAGCTAACATTCTGGCTTTATCTCGGCATTCGAGTATTCATAg GTATCATTGGTGGTACTACTTTTGCCATGTTCGAAGGTGCTGTGATAGCGATATTGCGAGAGCAAGAGGCGGATTACGGTCTTCAAAGAATTTACGGCAGTATAGGAGGCATGATTTCCTCACCCTTATCGGGTCTTCTCATAGACTACGCTAGCAAAGATAAGGGATACACGGATTTTAG ACCAGCATTTTATCTGTACGCGGCACTGAAACTTGTATCAGGCATTCTCATGTTGATGATCAACTTAGAATTCAAGGCACCCTCCAGACATGTCGTGCGTGACGTCTTCACTGTTCTAAGGAACATCGAAACTGCTACGCTTTTCTTAGCTTGCTTTATTCTCG gCACCGCCTGGGGATACATCGAGTCGTTCCTCTTCTGGCTAATCCAGGACCTGGGTGGATCTAGCTCGCTCATGGGTATCACGGTAGCGGTGGGCGGTATCGCTGGCGTACCGTTGTTGGCACTCTCGGGGCCGATAATATCAAAGATTGGTCACGCAAACGTGCTTTTCATAGGTTTCGTGTTTTACGCCATCAGGCTTTGTG GCTATTCTTTGATTTACGATCCTTGGCTTACTTTAATCTTCGAGGCATTAGAGTCGGTTACAACATCCCTCAGCTTTACAGCAGCCGTCACTTACGCGGCAAAATTATCGTCCACGTCTACCGACAGCTCGATACAAGGATTGCTCGGCGGTGTTTACTATGGAGTTG GCAAAGGCTCCGGCAGTTTAATCGGAGGTTACCTAATGAAAGCTTTTGGTACCAGATCGACCTATCAGATTTTCGCTGTGGTAACTTTAATGACCGGCATagtgtattttatattcaatgcGACTTATTTAAAGAAGCGATCTCAACTCGAAGGTAATGATATCGTGAAGAAGAAAccgaaaaatattaacaaacaaGATAACTCCGAGAAGCAAACGAATGATATTAATCTCGATGAAAAGTCGCAAAATGAacgaataaataacaaaaacaaCACAATGGAAAACGATAATAAAGGATTTTTGAAAGAGGAATcacaaaataatagaaaaatagatGAACAGAATCCAACTGAGATCGAAGTTATCAGAAACgttaaaaacattgataaaattgaacaaaatcCAGTTAAAAAACATGAAGACAAATCAACGATAAAGAATAAGAcgattgaaaaaaagattaaagaaaCCGACACGCAAGAAAGCTGTTTTATGAATCCTAATTTTGTGATTGACAATTTAGATCAGAGTAAGATCACGGTGGAAAACGAGCAGAGCGTATCTCAAAACGATAAACATATTGATTGA